One part of the Methylobacterium mesophilicum SR1.6/6 genome encodes these proteins:
- the mgtA gene encoding magnesium-translocating P-type ATPase, with protein MRKTAGPALAQSASSPPDLPPAAATAPFWTREPEALCAELGCGLDGLGSVDAGRRLERFGPNSDARKRASGVWQAVLRRLLEPLALILLAAGLVSVLTGEVVGGAIIVVILGLSIGLDTVQEGHAKRAAEALRHAVALKAEVRRDGGFLTVPVEQVVPGDILRVRAGDIVPADALVIESDAFTATEAALTGEPYPVGKRPGPVTATEPAEAANALFRGAVAQTGEATALVVATGPATMFGAAASALAEVQASSPFQRDLHAFGLIVARLTLGLVLAVLAVRVVLGRPVVDSLLFAVALAVGLTPELLPMVTTVTLSRGAMRMAARKVIVKRLAAIHDLGAMTVLCTDKTGTLTSAEIALARSLDPAGRPDERPARLAAVAAALGGDRGSLDAALAHAHPDAGRVWELAGQRAFDYGRRSGSVLARGPEGPLLILKGAPEAVLALCQARRAGGRIEPMGPRGRDEALGQVRTLAEDGLRSIAVASRPWVGSPHPLGVADEIDLVFEGFCAFADPPKPTADAAIARLARAGVHVKILSGDDPVVVRRLAGLVGLRAGTVLSGPEIAGLSDAALTVRVRKVDAFGRLAPDQKARVVRALQAKGAVVGFLGDGINDAPALAQADIGLSVDGATGVAQAAADMILLASDLEVVADGVEEGRRTFANILKYVRMGASSNFGNMLSMAVASVALPFLPMLPTQILLNNLLYDLSEVGIPFDRVAPSATARPQVWDMAAVLRFAGVMGPLSSLFDLLTFGTLLLVFDASAEAFRTAWFLESMATQILVIFVIRTNGRPWEDRPSAAVAGSSLAALAAALALPFSPAGSWFGFQTPALPILVAIGLITVTYLAAVEAVKPWVVRPRHRAQGRRPGA; from the coding sequence ATGAGAAAGACCGCGGGTCCGGCCCTCGCCCAGAGTGCTTCCTCGCCGCCGGACCTGCCGCCAGCCGCGGCCACCGCGCCCTTCTGGACGCGCGAGCCCGAGGCGCTCTGCGCCGAACTCGGATGCGGGCTCGACGGGCTCGGCTCGGTTGACGCCGGACGGCGGCTCGAACGCTTCGGGCCCAATAGCGACGCCAGGAAGAGAGCTTCGGGCGTTTGGCAGGCGGTGCTGCGACGCCTGCTCGAACCGCTCGCCCTGATCCTGCTCGCGGCCGGGCTCGTCTCGGTCTTGACCGGCGAGGTCGTCGGGGGTGCGATTATCGTCGTCATCCTCGGCCTGTCCATCGGGCTCGACACCGTGCAGGAGGGCCACGCCAAGAGGGCGGCCGAGGCCTTGCGCCACGCGGTTGCGCTGAAGGCCGAGGTCCGGCGCGACGGCGGCTTCCTCACTGTTCCGGTGGAGCAGGTTGTGCCAGGCGACATCTTGCGCGTGCGTGCCGGCGACATCGTCCCGGCCGACGCCCTCGTCATTGAGAGCGACGCGTTCACCGCCACCGAGGCCGCGCTCACGGGTGAGCCCTATCCGGTCGGGAAGCGACCGGGCCCCGTGACGGCCACCGAGCCGGCAGAGGCCGCGAACGCCCTCTTCCGCGGCGCTGTCGCTCAGACGGGTGAGGCGACAGCCCTCGTCGTCGCGACCGGCCCGGCAACGATGTTCGGCGCCGCGGCCTCGGCTCTGGCCGAGGTGCAGGCATCCTCGCCCTTCCAGCGCGACCTGCACGCATTCGGCTTGATCGTCGCGCGGCTGACCCTCGGTCTGGTGCTCGCCGTTCTGGCGGTCCGCGTCGTCCTGGGCCGGCCGGTCGTCGACTCCCTCCTGTTCGCCGTCGCCCTCGCCGTCGGCCTGACGCCGGAGTTGCTGCCGATGGTCACCACCGTGACGCTCTCGCGGGGGGCGATGCGCATGGCCGCGCGCAAGGTCATCGTGAAGCGCTTGGCCGCCATTCACGACCTCGGCGCGATGACCGTGCTGTGCACCGACAAAACCGGCACGCTGACCTCAGCCGAGATCGCGCTGGCGCGCAGCCTCGACCCGGCGGGCCGGCCGGACGAGCGGCCGGCGAGGCTTGCGGCGGTCGCGGCCGCCCTCGGCGGAGACCGCGGTTCGCTCGACGCCGCCTTGGCGCATGCCCATCCGGACGCCGGGAGGGTTTGGGAACTCGCCGGCCAGCGGGCGTTCGACTACGGACGCCGCTCCGGTTCGGTCCTCGCGCGGGGACCCGAGGGGCCGCTGCTGATACTGAAGGGCGCCCCCGAGGCCGTGCTGGCCCTCTGCCAAGCGCGACGTGCCGGAGGGCGGATCGAACCGATGGGCCCGAGAGGTCGCGACGAGGCTCTCGGGCAGGTCCGGACCCTGGCCGAAGATGGGCTACGCAGCATCGCGGTGGCCTCGCGCCCGTGGGTCGGTTCCCCGCACCCGCTCGGTGTCGCGGACGAGATCGACCTCGTCTTCGAGGGCTTCTGCGCCTTTGCCGACCCGCCCAAGCCGACGGCTGATGCCGCCATCGCGCGGCTCGCGCGGGCCGGCGTGCACGTGAAGATCCTGTCCGGCGACGACCCTGTGGTCGTGCGCCGGCTCGCGGGCCTCGTCGGGCTGCGGGCCGGCACGGTCCTATCGGGCCCTGAAATCGCGGGACTGAGCGACGCGGCCCTCACGGTCCGGGTCCGGAAGGTGGATGCGTTCGGGCGGCTGGCGCCCGACCAGAAGGCGCGCGTCGTCCGGGCTTTGCAGGCCAAGGGCGCCGTCGTCGGCTTCCTGGGCGACGGCATCAACGACGCGCCGGCCCTCGCGCAAGCCGACATCGGCCTGTCGGTCGACGGCGCGACCGGTGTAGCGCAGGCGGCCGCCGACATGATCCTGCTCGCCTCCGACCTGGAGGTCGTCGCCGACGGCGTCGAGGAGGGACGGCGAACCTTCGCCAACATCCTGAAGTACGTCCGCATGGGGGCGAGTTCGAACTTCGGCAACATGCTCTCGATGGCGGTCGCCTCGGTGGCGCTGCCGTTCCTGCCGATGCTGCCGACGCAAATCCTCCTCAACAACCTGCTCTACGACCTCTCCGAGGTCGGCATCCCCTTCGACCGGGTGGCCCCGTCCGCGACCGCCCGGCCCCAGGTCTGGGACATGGCGGCGGTCCTCCGGTTCGCGGGGGTGATGGGTCCGCTCTCGTCGCTGTTCGACCTCCTGACCTTCGGCACGCTGCTCCTCGTCTTCGACGCGTCGGCCGAGGCGTTCCGCACCGCTTGGTTCCTGGAATCGATGGCGACGCAGATCCTGGTGATCTTCGTCATCCGGACGAACGGCCGCCCCTGGGAGGATCGTCCGAGCGCGGCGGTGGCCGGATCCTCGCTCGCCGCGCTGGCAGCCGCGCTGGCCCTTCCATTCTCCCCGGCGGGAAGCTGGTTCGGCTTCCAGACCCCCGCCCTGCCGATCCTGGTCGCCATCGGGCTGATCACCGTCACCTACCTCGCGGCGGTCGAGGCCGTGAAGCCATGGGTGGTCCGCCCGCGACACCGCGCCCAGGGCCGACGTCCGGGAGCTTGA
- a CDS encoding DUF1476 domain-containing protein, whose amino-acid sequence MTTMFDERERAAERCFVQEEEARFHARNRRNRLLATWACERMRLTGTTAEGYVTAFTEWAVVTDDETLIARLRSDLKAAGIETTAARLRTEMGRCTALAQAERRVGVALDQGSSV is encoded by the coding sequence ATGACCACGATGTTCGACGAGCGCGAGCGGGCCGCCGAGCGCTGCTTCGTCCAGGAGGAGGAAGCGCGCTTCCACGCCCGCAACCGGCGCAATCGGCTCCTCGCGACCTGGGCCTGCGAGCGGATGCGCCTGACCGGTACCACGGCTGAGGGTTACGTCACCGCCTTCACGGAGTGGGCGGTCGTGACCGACGACGAGACGCTGATCGCGAGGCTTCGGTCAGACCTGAAAGCCGCCGGCATCGAGACGACGGCCGCTCGCCTGCGCACGGAAATGGGGCGGTGCACCGCGCTGGCGCAGGCCGAGCGGCGCGTCGGCGTTGCGCTGGATCAAGGCTCCTCCGTCTAG